A single genomic interval of Stieleria maiorica harbors:
- a CDS encoding DUF2293 domain-containing protein, translated as MPEKTRVVGPGPDSRHVIDDDGDTLAVPAGWDLLPPGDAGLTRRVKAAGPTWTVKERRGRRVFSKGVWADAGQIAAAKAKLDAERSTDAYARKRKSDVARREKKQAEYVDEFENAVITFLGFHASHRGIAKQLAVAVTQHATPVGSGTVARTQRIPVERRAESAVIAWMRHQTTAYDNLVIPRVKGKRREVRRMLAAESRRVLQGYRSGQPIDPQQCPLQRALAKLAG; from the coding sequence ATGCCTGAAAAAACACGTGTGGTTGGCCCCGGCCCCGATTCACGACACGTCATCGACGACGACGGCGACACGCTTGCGGTTCCGGCCGGCTGGGACTTGTTGCCCCCCGGCGATGCCGGGCTGACCCGCCGCGTCAAGGCGGCCGGGCCGACGTGGACGGTGAAGGAGCGTCGCGGGCGCCGCGTGTTTTCCAAAGGCGTGTGGGCGGACGCCGGGCAAATCGCCGCGGCAAAAGCGAAACTGGACGCCGAACGATCGACCGACGCCTACGCACGCAAGCGAAAGAGTGACGTCGCCAGGCGGGAGAAAAAGCAGGCCGAGTATGTCGATGAATTCGAAAACGCGGTGATCACGTTCTTGGGTTTTCACGCCTCCCATCGCGGCATCGCGAAACAATTGGCCGTCGCGGTGACCCAGCACGCCACGCCGGTGGGCAGCGGCACGGTTGCCCGCACGCAGCGGATTCCCGTGGAGCGACGCGCGGAATCCGCGGTGATCGCCTGGATGCGTCACCAGACGACCGCCTACGACAACCTGGTGATCCCGCGCGTCAAAGGAAAACGCCGCGAGGTGCGACGCATGTTGGCCGCAGAATCACGCCGCGTGTTGCAAGGTTATCGAAGCGGACAACCAATCGATCCCCAACAATGCCCGCTGCAACGCGCGCTGGCAAAGTTAGCCGGTTGA